One segment of Bradyrhizobium sp. CB2312 DNA contains the following:
- the ubiB gene encoding 2-polyprenylphenol 6-hydroxylase: MISAFTHIARLIRAAFVFAREGVFGSVDPSLVPPPGQLALKLARIVERRSVKQGPRISRALTRMGPAYLKLGQFLATRPDVVGFNMARDLESLQDRLPPFPQAEAEAAIATSLERPLKDVFVSFGPAVAAASIAQVHRGEVLRDGIRKPVAVKVLRPHVAARFRRDLSDFFFVAHKAETYSAEARRLRLIEVINTMSRSVAMEMDLRLEAAALSEMAENTQGDPDFRVPTVDWDRTTHNVLTMEWIDGIALNDHKRLEEAQVDLPDLGRKVIQSFLRHALRDGFFHADMHPGNLFLDEAGRLVAVDFGIMGRLGMKERRFLAEILLGFITRDYRRVAEVHFEAGYVPAHHSVENFAQAIRAIGEPIHNRTAEEISMARLLTLLLEVTGLFDMTTRPELILLQKTMVVVEGVARAFDPKLDIWKIADPVVREWIERNLGPIGRVQGALAGGGDLARLLMRLPDIAQRSVAVLEQLETMTREGIRLSPESIAAMGRSEGRKNRWRTVALWIIAATFIGILIAVRNL, translated from the coding sequence GTGATCTCTGCCTTCACCCACATTGCGCGCCTCATCCGCGCCGCGTTCGTGTTCGCGCGCGAGGGCGTGTTCGGCTCGGTCGATCCCAGCCTGGTGCCGCCGCCCGGCCAGCTCGCGCTCAAGCTGGCGCGCATCGTCGAGCGGCGAAGCGTCAAGCAAGGCCCGCGGATCTCCCGCGCGCTGACGCGGATGGGCCCGGCCTATCTCAAGCTCGGCCAGTTCCTGGCGACGCGCCCCGACGTGGTCGGCTTCAACATGGCGCGCGACCTGGAAAGCCTTCAGGACCGCCTGCCGCCATTTCCGCAGGCGGAGGCGGAAGCTGCCATCGCGACCTCGCTGGAGCGGCCGCTCAAGGACGTGTTCGTCAGCTTCGGTCCGGCGGTCGCGGCCGCCTCGATCGCGCAAGTGCATCGCGGCGAGGTACTGCGCGACGGCATTCGCAAGCCTGTCGCGGTCAAGGTGCTCAGGCCGCACGTTGCCGCGCGCTTCCGCCGCGACCTCTCCGACTTCTTCTTCGTCGCGCACAAGGCCGAGACCTATTCGGCCGAGGCGCGGCGCTTGCGCCTGATCGAGGTCATCAACACCATGTCGCGCTCGGTCGCGATGGAGATGGACCTGCGGCTGGAGGCCGCCGCGCTGTCCGAGATGGCGGAGAACACGCAGGGCGATCCCGATTTCCGCGTACCGACCGTCGACTGGGACCGCACCACGCACAACGTGCTGACCATGGAGTGGATCGACGGCATCGCGCTGAACGACCACAAGCGCCTGGAAGAGGCGCAGGTCGATCTGCCCGATCTCGGCCGCAAGGTGATCCAGAGCTTCCTGCGTCACGCGCTGCGCGACGGCTTCTTCCACGCCGACATGCATCCGGGCAATCTGTTCCTGGACGAGGCCGGCCGCCTGGTCGCGGTCGATTTCGGCATCATGGGCCGGCTCGGCATGAAGGAGCGGCGCTTCCTCGCCGAGATCCTGCTCGGCTTCATCACCCGCGATTATCGGCGCGTTGCAGAAGTGCATTTCGAGGCGGGCTATGTGCCCGCGCACCACTCGGTCGAGAATTTCGCGCAGGCGATCCGCGCCATTGGCGAGCCGATCCACAACCGCACCGCCGAGGAGATTTCGATGGCGCGGCTGCTGACGCTGCTGCTCGAGGTCACCGGCCTGTTCGACATGACGACGCGGCCCGAATTGATCCTGCTGCAGAAGACCATGGTGGTGGTCGAGGGCGTGGCGCGCGCCTTTGATCCCAAGCTCGACATCTGGAAGATCGCCGATCCCGTGGTGCGCGAGTGGATCGAGCGCAATCTCGGACCGATCGGCCGGGTGCAGGGCGCGCTGGCCGGCGGCGGCGACCTCGCCCGCCTGCTGATGCGCCTGCCCGACATTGCCCAGCGCTCGGTCGCGGTGCTCGAGCAGCTCGAGACCATGACCCGGGAGGGCATCCGCCTGTCGCCGGAGAGCATCGCGGCCATGGGCCGCAGCGAGGGCCGCAAGAACCGTTGGCGCACCGTGGCGCTCTGGATCATCGCCGCGACGTTCATCGGGATCCTGATCGCCGTCCGGAATCTGTGA
- the coaBC gene encoding bifunctional phosphopantothenoylcysteine decarboxylase/phosphopantothenate--cysteine ligase CoaBC → MASLTIRKLDEGVKTYLRLRSARNRRSVEEEVRIILGELVQGHEEPLTPMAAPPDHAPAPASQRTGAVPEASVTLIIGGGIAAYKSLDLIRRLKERRVEVRCVLTKAAQQFVTPLAVSALSHERVYTDLFDPQSEFDAGHIRLARDCDLIVVAPATADLLAKMANGHADDLASAILLATNRKILLAPAMNPLMWNNAATRRNVAQLQRDGVVLIGPNSGEMAEAGEAGVGRMSEAIEIATAAERLLRPPVPRPLAGKRVLITAGPTHEPIDPVRYIANRSSGKQGFAIAAAAQAAGAEVILVSGPVDLDDPAGVTVKHVESARQMLEQVQAALPADIAIFAAAVADWRVANEGEQKLKKTAAGMPPLQLVENPDILATISKLTDQRPPLVIGFAAETEHLIDNAKSKLARKGCDWIVANDVSPATGVMGGDRNTVHLISRKNGEEDGEIAVDSWPVMTKEQVAIELVAHVAKSVTGKSLESAS, encoded by the coding sequence ATGGCAAGCCTGACCATCCGCAAGCTCGATGAGGGCGTCAAAACCTATCTGCGGCTGCGCTCGGCCAGGAACCGTAGGTCGGTCGAGGAAGAGGTCCGCATCATCCTGGGCGAGCTGGTCCAGGGCCATGAGGAGCCGCTGACGCCGATGGCCGCTCCCCCGGATCATGCGCCGGCTCCTGCCTCCCAGCGCACCGGCGCCGTCCCAGAGGCCAGCGTCACCCTGATCATCGGCGGCGGCATCGCGGCCTATAAATCGCTCGACCTGATCCGCAGGCTGAAGGAACGGCGTGTCGAAGTCCGCTGCGTGCTGACCAAGGCCGCGCAGCAATTCGTCACGCCGCTCGCGGTCAGCGCGCTGTCGCATGAGCGCGTCTATACTGACCTGTTCGATCCCCAGAGCGAGTTCGACGCCGGCCACATTCGTCTGGCGCGCGACTGCGATCTGATCGTGGTGGCTCCGGCGACAGCAGACCTCCTGGCCAAGATGGCCAACGGCCATGCCGACGATCTCGCCAGCGCCATCCTGCTCGCGACCAACCGAAAGATCCTGCTGGCGCCGGCGATGAATCCGCTGATGTGGAACAACGCGGCGACGCGCCGCAATGTCGCCCAGCTCCAGCGTGATGGCGTGGTACTGATCGGGCCGAATTCCGGCGAGATGGCCGAGGCGGGCGAGGCTGGTGTCGGCCGCATGTCCGAGGCGATCGAGATCGCCACCGCCGCCGAGCGGCTGCTGCGGCCGCCGGTGCCGCGCCCGCTCGCCGGCAAGCGGGTGCTGATCACCGCGGGGCCGACCCACGAGCCGATCGATCCGGTGCGCTACATCGCCAACCGCTCCTCCGGCAAGCAGGGTTTTGCGATTGCCGCCGCAGCACAAGCCGCGGGCGCCGAGGTGATCCTGGTCAGCGGCCCGGTCGACCTCGACGATCCCGCCGGCGTCACCGTCAAGCATGTCGAATCGGCGCGACAGATGCTGGAGCAGGTGCAGGCGGCGCTCCCCGCCGACATCGCAATTTTCGCCGCTGCCGTGGCCGACTGGCGCGTCGCCAATGAAGGCGAGCAGAAGCTGAAGAAGACGGCCGCCGGCATGCCGCCGCTTCAATTGGTCGAGAATCCCGACATCCTCGCCACGATCTCGAAACTGACCGACCAGCGCCCGCCCCTGGTGATCGGCTTTGCCGCCGAGACCGAACACCTCATCGACAACGCGAAGTCAAAACTGGCCCGCAAGGGCTGCGACTGGATCGTTGCCAACGACGTCTCGCCCGCAACCGGCGTGATGGGCGGCGACCGCAACACCGTGCATCTGATCAGCCGCAAGAATGGTGAGGAGGATGGCGAGATTGCAGTTGATTCCTGGCCGGTGATGACCAAGGAACAGGTCGCCATCGAGCTGGTCGCGCACGTCGCAAAAAGCGTGACCGGCAAATCCCTGGAGTCCGCATCTTGA
- the dut gene encoding dUTP diphosphatase, with protein MSTKVTVELQRLSHAEGLPLPAYQTAEAAGLDLMAAVPDSEPLTLAPGQYALVPTGLAIALPPGFEAQVRPRSGLAAKHGVTVLNSPGTIDADYRGEIKVILINHGAVPFVIKRGERIAQMVIAPVVQAALVPVAKLSETDRGAGGFGSTGR; from the coding sequence TTGAGCACGAAAGTCACGGTCGAACTGCAACGCCTGTCGCATGCCGAAGGCCTGCCGCTGCCGGCCTATCAGACCGCGGAGGCCGCCGGGCTCGACCTGATGGCTGCAGTACCGGACAGCGAGCCGCTGACGCTCGCGCCCGGCCAATATGCGCTGGTGCCGACGGGCCTTGCGATTGCGCTGCCACCGGGCTTTGAGGCGCAGGTGCGGCCGCGCTCGGGTCTCGCGGCCAAGCACGGCGTCACCGTGCTGAACTCGCCGGGCACGATCGACGCCGACTACCGCGGCGAGATCAAGGTGATCCTGATCAACCACGGTGCCGTGCCGTTCGTGATCAAGCGCGGCGAGCGCATCGCGCAGATGGTGATCGCACCCGTGGTGCAGGCCGCGCTGGTTCCGGTAGCGAAATTGTCGGAGACGGATCGTGGCGCCGGCGGGTTTGGTTCGACAGGGCGCTAG
- the tsaE gene encoding tRNA (adenosine(37)-N6)-threonylcarbamoyltransferase complex ATPase subunit type 1 TsaE: protein MIASATFSVALHNETATAQLMADLALLVGPGDVITLTGDLGAGKTAAARSLIRYLAGDDELEVPSPTFTLVQGYELPPFPVMHADLYRVEEESELEEIGLSPLPEATLVLIEWPERAPSAIPEDRIDIALTHRPALGSNARAADITGYGKAAATVARLQALRAFLDASGYTDAARKRMAGDASTRSYARLLRDDEIVILMNFPQRPDGAALYNGKSYSAAVHLAENVRPFVAIDEGLRAQGISAPAIHHADLDHGFLITEDFGSEGVIEGDPPRPILERYQAATDALAMLHGKTLPETVPLVDQTYTIPVFDAEALLIEIGLMPEWYLPDRNAPLSAAARAEFFGMWRELLKKPLAAPRTWIIRDYHSPNLIWLADRTGIERVGVIDFQDAVLGPQSYDVVSLLQDARIDVPENVELTLLSRYIKARRSGYASFDAAGFAELYAIMSAQRNTRLLGTFARLNRRDGKPHYLRHQPRIWTYLQRSLAHPALSSLRDWYLTNVPPPGAPAGT from the coding sequence ATGATCGCGTCAGCCACATTCTCCGTCGCGCTTCACAACGAGACGGCCACCGCGCAACTGATGGCCGATCTCGCGCTGCTGGTCGGCCCCGGCGACGTCATCACGCTGACCGGCGATCTCGGCGCCGGCAAGACCGCAGCCGCCCGCAGCCTGATCCGCTACCTCGCCGGCGACGACGAGCTGGAAGTGCCGAGCCCGACCTTCACGCTGGTGCAGGGCTACGAGCTGCCGCCCTTCCCCGTGATGCATGCCGATCTCTACCGCGTCGAAGAGGAGAGCGAGCTCGAGGAGATCGGGCTGTCGCCGCTCCCCGAAGCGACGCTGGTGCTGATCGAATGGCCGGAGCGCGCGCCGTCGGCGATACCCGAAGACCGCATCGACATCGCGCTGACGCATCGGCCGGCGCTGGGCTCGAACGCGCGCGCGGCCGACATCACCGGTTACGGCAAGGCCGCCGCCACTGTCGCGCGGCTGCAGGCGCTGCGTGCATTCCTCGATGCGTCAGGCTACACGGACGCAGCGCGCAAGCGCATGGCGGGTGACGCTTCGACGCGCTCCTATGCGCGGCTGCTGCGCGACGACGAGATCGTCATCCTCATGAACTTTCCGCAGCGGCCTGACGGCGCCGCGCTCTACAACGGAAAGTCCTACAGCGCGGCCGTGCATCTCGCCGAGAACGTCAGGCCGTTCGTCGCCATCGACGAAGGCCTGCGCGCGCAAGGAATTTCGGCGCCGGCGATCCACCATGCCGATCTGGACCATGGCTTCCTGATCACCGAGGATTTCGGCAGCGAAGGCGTGATCGAGGGCGATCCACCGCGCCCGATCCTCGAGCGCTACCAGGCCGCAACCGACGCGCTCGCCATGCTGCACGGCAAGACGCTGCCGGAGACAGTGCCGCTGGTGGATCAGACCTACACCATTCCCGTCTTCGACGCCGAGGCGTTGCTGATCGAGATCGGCCTGATGCCGGAATGGTATCTGCCCGACCGCAACGCGCCGCTGAGCGCGGCGGCGCGCGCGGAATTCTTCGGGATGTGGCGCGAGCTTTTGAAGAAGCCGCTGGCCGCGCCGAGAACCTGGATCATCCGCGACTACCACTCGCCCAATCTGATCTGGCTCGCGGACCGCACCGGCATCGAACGCGTCGGCGTGATCGACTTCCAGGACGCCGTGCTTGGCCCGCAATCCTACGACGTCGTCTCGCTGCTGCAGGACGCCCGGATCGACGTGCCCGAGAATGTCGAGCTGACACTGCTGTCGCGCTACATCAAGGCGCGCCGCTCCGGCTATGCGAGCTTCGACGCGGCAGGCTTTGCCGAGCTCTACGCCATCATGTCGGCGCAGCGGAACACGCGCCTGCTCGGCACCTTCGCCCGGCTCAACCGCCGCGACGGTAAGCCGCATTATTTGCGCCATCAGCCGCGGATCTGGACCTATCTCCAGCGCTCCCTCGCGCATCCGGCGCTCAGCTCCTTGCGCGACTGGTACCTCACCAACGTGCCGCCGCCCGGTGCCCCTGCCGGAACCTGA
- a CDS encoding PAS domain-containing sensor histidine kinase, whose amino-acid sequence MSGVIVSMRRTLLSCTSLARNSLLGGALAALLPAAPAEAADLVDTLSTLLDFNRQELAVLATALALLGFSVMAAILLMRTRVRTADNEAQLRARIGELQLQADRYGALLFAEPQIMISWPAGDNRAQITGDISMVLPRDSSPQRVLAFGTWLPPEPALQMDHAVDALRERGDGFQLTLTTAHGHTLEAIGRAIGGQAIVRIRELSGLRRDLAETHLRYKALSDETEMLRGFVAAAPWPIWAKAASGALTYANPAYVRATEAASIADAHARKLELLDSADRSAMERGLKDAASFTSRLPIVVSGERRMYDVRAVNVGSGSVGIAIDASEADALSSALVRMAEAHRRTLDQLSSGVALFDGQRRLAFYNDSYRRLWDLDRTFLDASPDDSSVLDQLRAARKLPEQPDFRAWKAKLHEAYRAVEAAHDTWYLPDGRALSVVTTPNPEGGVTYLFDDVTESLDLARRFDGLIRVQRETLDSLAEGVAVFGSNGKAQLFNPAFVRMWKLSSDAMRDEPHVQTVEGWCHQLFDDPVVWRQIREAITSIENRGDVPLKLERKDGSVLDGMIRPLHDGATMLTFQDITDTENVERALRERNEALEAADQMKVDFVHHVSYELRSPLTTIIGFAHFLSDPSTGPLTPKQAEYLDYVTKSTNALLALTNNILDLATIDAGAMKLELGPVDVSKAIELAAEGIQDRLATDRIRLKVEIAPDIGSFVGDEKRVVQVLYNLLANAVGFSPQDSTVGISARRTERSVVFTVTDSGPGIPADMKDKVFNWFESRSQGSRHRGAGLGLSLVRSFVELHGGKVRVDSIVGRGTVVICDFPTDQAAHRDAAE is encoded by the coding sequence ATGTCAGGCGTGATCGTGTCGATGCGTCGGACGCTGCTGTCGTGCACATCGTTGGCGCGCAACAGCTTGTTGGGAGGCGCTCTCGCAGCGCTGCTGCCGGCTGCGCCGGCTGAGGCCGCCGACCTCGTCGACACCCTCTCCACATTGCTGGATTTCAACCGGCAGGAACTCGCGGTGCTCGCCACTGCGCTGGCCCTGCTCGGCTTCTCGGTGATGGCCGCGATCCTGCTGATGCGCACGCGCGTGCGCACCGCGGACAACGAGGCGCAGCTGCGCGCGCGGATCGGGGAACTCCAGCTCCAGGCCGACCGCTACGGCGCGCTGCTGTTCGCCGAGCCGCAGATCATGATCTCCTGGCCCGCCGGCGACAACCGCGCCCAGATCACCGGCGACATCTCGATGGTGCTGCCGCGCGATTCCTCGCCGCAGCGCGTGCTGGCGTTCGGAACCTGGCTGCCGCCGGAGCCTGCACTGCAGATGGACCACGCGGTCGATGCGCTGCGCGAGCGTGGCGACGGGTTCCAGCTGACGCTGACCACCGCGCATGGCCATACGCTGGAGGCCATCGGCCGCGCCATCGGCGGCCAGGCCATTGTCAGGATTCGCGAACTGTCCGGACTGCGGCGCGATCTGGCCGAGACCCATCTGCGCTACAAGGCGCTCTCCGACGAGACCGAGATGCTGCGCGGCTTCGTCGCTGCCGCACCCTGGCCGATCTGGGCCAAGGCCGCGAGCGGCGCGCTCACTTACGCCAACCCGGCCTATGTCCGCGCGACCGAGGCCGCCAGCATCGCCGATGCCCACGCGCGCAAGCTCGAGCTGCTCGACAGCGCCGACCGCAGCGCGATGGAGCGGGGACTGAAGGACGCGGCCAGTTTCACCTCGCGGCTGCCGATCGTCGTCAGTGGCGAGCGGCGCATGTACGACGTGCGCGCGGTGAATGTCGGCAGCGGCAGCGTCGGCATCGCGATCGATGCCAGCGAAGCGGATGCGCTGAGCTCGGCGCTGGTGCGGATGGCCGAGGCGCATCGCCGCACGCTCGACCAGCTCTCCTCCGGCGTTGCGTTGTTCGACGGCCAGCGGCGGCTTGCCTTCTACAACGATTCCTATCGACGGCTGTGGGACCTCGACCGCACCTTCCTCGACGCCAGCCCCGACGATTCCAGCGTGCTCGACCAGCTCCGCGCCGCGCGCAAGCTGCCGGAGCAGCCTGATTTCCGCGCCTGGAAGGCCAAGCTGCACGAGGCCTATCGCGCGGTCGAGGCCGCCCATGACACCTGGTACCTGCCCGACGGGCGCGCGCTCTCCGTCGTCACCACGCCGAATCCGGAAGGCGGCGTCACCTATCTGTTCGACGACGTCACTGAAAGCCTCGATCTCGCCCGCCGCTTCGACGGCCTGATCCGGGTCCAGCGCGAGACGCTGGACAGCCTCGCCGAGGGCGTCGCGGTGTTCGGCAGCAATGGCAAGGCCCAGCTGTTCAACCCGGCCTTTGTCCGGATGTGGAAGCTCTCCAGCGACGCAATGCGCGACGAGCCCCACGTCCAGACCGTCGAAGGCTGGTGCCATCAGCTGTTCGACGACCCCGTGGTCTGGCGCCAGATCCGGGAAGCCATCACCTCGATCGAGAATCGCGGCGACGTGCCGCTGAAGCTGGAGCGCAAGGACGGCAGCGTGCTCGACGGCATGATCCGCCCGCTGCACGACGGCGCGACCATGCTGACATTCCAGGACATCACCGACACCGAGAATGTCGAGCGCGCCCTGCGCGAGCGCAACGAAGCGCTGGAGGCTGCCGACCAGATGAAGGTGGATTTCGTCCACCACGTCTCCTACGAGCTGCGCTCGCCGCTCACCACTATCATCGGCTTCGCGCATTTCCTCAGCGATCCCTCGACCGGGCCGCTGACGCCGAAACAGGCCGAATATCTCGACTACGTCACCAAATCGACCAACGCGCTGCTGGCGCTGACCAACAACATCCTCGATCTCGCCACCATCGACGCCGGCGCGATGAAGCTGGAACTTGGGCCCGTCGACGTCAGCAAGGCCATCGAGCTCGCCGCGGAAGGTATTCAGGACCGGCTCGCCACCGACCGCATCCGCCTCAAGGTCGAGATCGCGCCCGATATCGGCAGCTTCGTCGGCGACGAGAAACGCGTGGTGCAGGTGCTCTATAACCTCCTCGCCAACGCCGTCGGCTTTTCTCCACAGGATTCCACCGTCGGCATCAGTGCGCGGCGCACCGAGCGCAGCGTGGTCTTCACCGTGACAGATTCCGGGCCCGGAATACCCGCCGACATGAAGGACAAGGTGTTCAACTGGTTCGAAAGCCGCTCGCAGGGCTCGCGTCACCGCGGCGCCGGGCTCGGCCTGTCGCTGGTGCGCTCCTTCGTCGAGCTGCATGGCGGCAAGGTGCGGGTGGATTCGATCGTCGGCCGCGGCACGGTCGTGATCTGCGATTTCCCGACCGACCAGGCGGCGCATCGCGACGCCGCCGAATGA
- a CDS encoding PilZ domain-containing protein, translated as MAVKTDQRGNSRVVFERGIPAQMMGIDGTWRRDCTMEDVSESGAKLTIDGSVEGLHLKEFFLLLSSTGLAYRRCELAWVNGDQIGVNFLKLGDKKKKARSTSVGA; from the coding sequence ATGGCGGTGAAGACGGACCAGCGCGGCAACAGCCGGGTTGTTTTCGAACGCGGGATTCCGGCCCAGATGATGGGGATCGACGGGACCTGGCGGCGCGACTGCACCATGGAGGACGTCTCCGAGAGCGGCGCCAAGCTGACCATCGACGGCTCGGTCGAGGGACTCCACCTGAAAGAATTTTTCCTGCTGCTGTCGTCAACCGGACTCGCATACCGGCGCTGCGAGCTGGCCTGGGTCAATGGCGACCAGATCGGCGTCAATTTCCTCAAGCTTGGCGACAAGAAGAAAAAGGCGCGTTCCACATCCGTCGGGGCGTAA
- a CDS encoding nucleotidyltransferase family protein — MSVKPTKAMVLAAGFGLRMRPLTDKMPKPLVRVAGQPLLDHVLDKLGQAGVTDAVVNVHYLPDQIIDHTASRKHPRVTISDERDQVLGTGGGVVKALPLLGDAPFFHVNSDTLWIDGVRSNLARLAENFDPARMDILLLMAPTATSIGYSGRGDYGMTPDGALRKRKEKEIVPFVYAGAAILSPAIFADAPPGEFSLTKMFDRANEQERLFGLRLDGVWMHVGTPDAVHAAEEAFLESVA, encoded by the coding sequence ATGTCCGTCAAACCGACCAAAGCCATGGTGCTCGCCGCAGGATTCGGCCTGCGCATGCGTCCGTTGACGGATAAGATGCCAAAGCCCCTGGTGCGGGTGGCCGGCCAGCCGCTGCTCGACCATGTGCTCGACAAGCTCGGTCAGGCCGGTGTCACCGATGCCGTTGTCAATGTGCACTATCTGCCGGACCAGATCATCGACCACACCGCGTCCCGCAAACATCCGCGCGTGACCATCTCGGACGAGCGCGACCAGGTGCTCGGCACCGGCGGCGGCGTGGTCAAGGCGCTGCCGCTCCTCGGCGACGCGCCGTTCTTCCACGTCAACTCCGACACGCTGTGGATCGACGGCGTGCGCTCCAACCTGGCGCGGCTTGCCGAAAATTTCGATCCCGCGCGGATGGATATCCTGCTGCTGATGGCGCCGACCGCGACCAGCATCGGCTATAGCGGCCGCGGCGATTACGGCATGACGCCCGACGGTGCCCTGCGCAAGCGCAAGGAAAAAGAGATCGTTCCGTTCGTCTACGCCGGCGCTGCGATCCTGTCGCCGGCGATCTTCGCCGATGCGCCCCCGGGCGAGTTCTCGCTGACAAAGATGTTCGACCGCGCCAATGAGCAGGAGCGCCTGTTCGGCCTCCGCCTCGACGGCGTCTGGATGCATGTCGGCACGCCCGACGCGGTGCACGCCGCGGAAGAGGCGTTTTTGGAGAGCGTGGCGTAG